In the Streptomyces sp. WMMC940 genome, GCGCCCGGCGGGGAGGCCGGTTTCGACCAGTCGACCACGCCCGGGCGGGATCCGCGGCAGCACACGGGCGAACGGTCGCCCGCTTCCGCCCGATTGCCCCATTCACCGGCACCGGGGCTGCCTCACGTCCCCCTCGGCCCGCCTCGGCGGCGGCCGCTCACGGCCCGGTGCCTGGCGACACCGGGCACCGGCCGTCCCCGGCCCCCGGGACGAGCCTCTCGGCCCGCCCACCCGCCGGCCGGCCCTCCGCCCCGCGCCGTGCGGCGCGCCGGCGGCGGGACGCGGCGGCTCAGGGCGCCGACCGCCCGCGCCGGCGCTCCTGCTCCAGGAGTTCGGGGAGGTCGGGGAGCCGGTCGAGGCCGGCGACGGGCCGGGCCATGCGGTGGTTGCGCGACAGCCGCTCCCGGTGCCGGTGGAGGAACGCCCAGTATCCGGCGGTGTACGGGCATGCCCTGTCGCCGACGCGCACGGCGGGCCGGTAGGCGCATCCGCCGCACAGATCGCTCATCCGGTTGATGTAGGCGCCGCCCGAGGTGTACGGCTTGGTGGTCATGAGCCCGCCGTCGGCGTACTGGGACATGCCGACGACGTTGGGCAGCATGACCCAGTCGTGGCCGTCGACGAAGTTGCGGTGGAACCAGTCGGTGACCTGCGCCGGGTCCCAGCCGTCCTGCAGGGCGCGGCTGCCGAGGATCATCAGCCGCGGGATGTGGTGCGTCCAGCCGGTGTCCCGGACCTGTGCCAGCACGGTGGACAGACAGCGGGCGGTGACCGCGTCCGCGTCCAGCCCGGCGAACCAGTCCGGCAGCGACCTCCGGTGGCGCAGCACGTTGCGGCGCCGGTAGTCCTCGCCGAAGTGCCAGTAGAGGTGCCAGACGTACTCGCGCCAGCCTGCGATCTGGCGGACGAATCCCTCGGCCGACGCCACCGGCACCCCGCCTTCGCGCCACCCCCGTTCGGCGCGCTCCACGCACTCGGCGGGGTCGAGCAGCCCGAGGTTGAGCGGCGCGGACAGCATGCTGTGGCTCATCCAGGGGTCGTCGGCGAGGACGGCGTCCTCGTACCTCCCGAAGCCGGCCAGCCGGTGCTCGGCGAAGCGGTCGAGGGCGGCCAGGGCCTCGGCGCGGGAGGCGGGGAAGAGCCGGGGACCGTCGCGGCCGGCGAAGGAGACGTCACCGGCGCGCTCCCAGGAGTCCAGATCGTGCCGTACCGCTTCGTCGATCTCGTCCTCCCGTGCCGTCCACGGCGAAGGCGCGCCGAGGGTCGGCCGGCCCCGCGGGGGCGGTTCGCGGTTGTCCCGGTCGAAGTTCCAGCGGCCGCCTGCCGGTTCGCCGCCGTCCATCAGCAGGTCGTGGCGCCGGCGCACCCAGCGGTAGAAGTCCTCCAGCCGCAGGGCCTCGCCCCGCCGCTCCGCCGCCCAGGCGGCGAATTCCTGGCGGGGCACGAGGAAGCCGCGCGCGGGCAGCACGTCGACGTCCGGCAGCCCGGCGACGAACCGGGCGGCCGCGTACGAGGTCGGGTGACGGACCGTCGTACGGCTCCTCCCCGCGACGCGGGCCAGCCCCTCCCGGTAGGTGTCGGCTTTCACGTACCGGACCCGGTCGCCGAGTTCGGCGGCGCGGTGGCGCATGGCCGAGAGCACGAGGTGGGCCTTGGCGCGGTGGAAGCTCCGCCGGCGGAACACGGCGCGGGACTCGATCATGACGATCGGCGCGTCCTCGTCGGGTCCGTCCGCGCCGGGCTCGGTGAAGCGGGGACCGAGCTGGTCCCCGAAGAGCAGGTGCGTACGGGGCGTACGGGACGGGCGTTGTGCACGACGGGACATGGGCGCTCCTGTCAGCGCGGGAACAGTGCCTCGACGACGTCCACCGCGGAACCCAGACCGTGCAGCCGCAGGGTCCCCGGGTACGCGCCGCCCGCCCAGCCGGGTCCGGCGAGGAGCACGGAGGGGCGCTTCCGCGCGCCCTTCACGCCCCAGTGGATGCCGGAGACGATCCGCACCAGTGAGCGGTCGGCGGTGGACCGGGACTGGGCCCAGAGCACCACGGCGGCGGGGCCGAGTCGTCGTACGGCCTCGTGGAGCGCGTCCGCGGGCAGTGCGGGCCCGAACATCCTGGCGGGCACACCCCGTTCCCCGAGCGCGGCGGCCAGCGCCTCGACGGGAAGGCTGTGCTGCTCGCCGGGTACGCAGGCGAGCAGCACGGGCGGCGCGTCGGGCCGTTCCACCGCGGGCCGTACCCGGCGCAGCGCCGACGACACGTGCCAGGACAGCAGGTGCTCGACCTCGACGTAACGCTCGCCGGACGTCGCCCACTTGCGCCCCACGGCGTGCAGGGTCGGGGCGATGACCTCCTCCCAGGCGACGACGAGACCGTGCTCGGCGAGCACGGCGTCCAGCAGGGCGTCGACGGCGGGGGCGTCGAGACGGACGGCGGCGCGCGCCAGCCCCCGGCATTCCTGCCGCACGTCCCCGAGGGGCAGGGCGTTGGGTCCGCCCGGCGTGTGCGAGGGTCGGACGTCGTGCTGCCCGGTCTGCGCGGCCGGCCCCCGGCGCAGCGTCGTCGCGGGGGTGCTCATCGCCGCACGGGCGGCCTCGGCGGGCGGGACGCCTTGCGCGGTGAGCCGGCACATCTCCTCGAGCCGGGCGATGTCCTCGGGCGTCCAGCGGCGGTGCCTGCCGTCCTCGCGCGTGGCGGGGCCGATCGCGTAGCGCCGTTCCCAGGACCGGAGGGTCGTGGGCGCGACACCGAGCCTGCGGGCGACCGCGCCGGTGCTGAGCGCGGCGGTGACGCCGTCCTCCGCCGGGCCCTCCGGGGCACTGTCGGCCTTCACCAGGCCCATGGTACGGCGCCTGGCGCGGCCTGCCGCCGCGGTGGACGGGTGGCCGTCGCGGCCCGGGCGGCCGTTCACCGTGCCCGCCCGGCCAGTACTTCGCGGGCCGCGCGGGTCCCGGAGGCCATGGCGCCCTGGACCGAACCCGTGGCCCGATGGTCGCCGCAGACGTGCAGCCCGTCGGCGATCCTCGTGGTGCGGCTCAGCGGCCACGGCGGGTCCATGGCGGGGAGGGCGCCCCGCACGGTGCGGGCCGCGAGGAGCTCCCAGCCGCCGGTCTCCGTCCCGTACACCTCGGCGAGCACGTCGCGCAG is a window encoding:
- a CDS encoding MerR family transcriptional regulator, translated to MGLVKADSAPEGPAEDGVTAALSTGAVARRLGVAPTTLRSWERRYAIGPATREDGRHRRWTPEDIARLEEMCRLTAQGVPPAEAARAAMSTPATTLRRGPAAQTGQHDVRPSHTPGGPNALPLGDVRQECRGLARAAVRLDAPAVDALLDAVLAEHGLVVAWEEVIAPTLHAVGRKWATSGERYVEVEHLLSWHVSSALRRVRPAVERPDAPPVLLACVPGEQHSLPVEALAAALGERGVPARMFGPALPADALHEAVRRLGPAAVVLWAQSRSTADRSLVRIVSGIHWGVKGARKRPSVLLAGPGWAGGAYPGTLRLHGLGSAVDVVEALFPR
- a CDS encoding cryptochrome/photolyase family protein — encoded protein: MSRRAQRPSRTPRTHLLFGDQLGPRFTEPGADGPDEDAPIVMIESRAVFRRRSFHRAKAHLVLSAMRHRAAELGDRVRYVKADTYREGLARVAGRSRTTVRHPTSYAAARFVAGLPDVDVLPARGFLVPRQEFAAWAAERRGEALRLEDFYRWVRRRHDLLMDGGEPAGGRWNFDRDNREPPPRGRPTLGAPSPWTAREDEIDEAVRHDLDSWERAGDVSFAGRDGPRLFPASRAEALAALDRFAEHRLAGFGRYEDAVLADDPWMSHSMLSAPLNLGLLDPAECVERAERGWREGGVPVASAEGFVRQIAGWREYVWHLYWHFGEDYRRRNVLRHRRSLPDWFAGLDADAVTARCLSTVLAQVRDTGWTHHIPRLMILGSRALQDGWDPAQVTDWFHRNFVDGHDWVMLPNVVGMSQYADGGLMTTKPYTSGGAYINRMSDLCGGCAYRPAVRVGDRACPYTAGYWAFLHRHRERLSRNHRMARPVAGLDRLPDLPELLEQERRRGRSAP